In Ictalurus punctatus breed USDA103 chromosome 3, Coco_2.0, whole genome shotgun sequence, the following are encoded in one genomic region:
- the cdc42ep3 gene encoding cdc42 effector protein 3: protein MPAKTPIYLKSNYSKKGKKCRLRDILSPDMISPPLGDFRHTVHIGKGGLCDTFGDMTFLQGKFELLPGKSGLVRPQYGAHGEFMRANSASDASYIETPSPILKNAISLPTIGGSQALTLPHITTTMLPTTRDPLDDLGGPPTPPVNSDGTDDLEILQMENLLQSITIFRRDPSPVLEELSEKSLLPINFVEKSLEKNTSKYTPENEVAKKPVMSIFINGNHNENGNSNRSTKWKDNSISNNGYHDMSSDIFQYEKELASMNGDWENRDSGVEEGRISDFDFELTQSKNLSQESVNHNTGSLLSLELDLGPSILDDILNIMGKPES from the coding sequence ATGCCGGCCAAAACTCCCATCTACCTAAAATCCAACTACAGCAAGAAAGGGAAGAAGTGTCGCCTAAGAGACATTCTATCCCCAGACATGATCAGTCCTCCACTAGGAGACTTCCGCCATACTGTCCACATTGGGAAAGGGGGTTTGTGTGACACCTTTGGTGACATGACCTTCCTTCAGGGCAAGTTTGAGCTGCTTCCTGGTAAGAGTGGCCTCGTTCGACCACAATATGGTGCCCACGGCGAGTTCATGCGAGCTAACAGTGCATCTGACGCCTCCTACATTGAAACTCCATCACCAATACTGAAGAATGCTATTTCCCTCCCTACCATTGGGGGGAGTCAAGCACTGACCCTGCCTCATATCACTACTACTATGTTACCCACGACCCGGGATCCACTGGACGACCTGGGTGGGCCACCCACTCCACCTGTTAACTCAGATGGAACAGATGATCTGGAGATCCTTCAAATGGAgaaccttcttcagtccataacTATCTTCAGACGTGATCCCAGTCCTGTTCTAGAGGAGCTTAGTGAGAAATCCTTATTACCTATCAATTTTGTGGAGAAATCACTGGAAAAGAATACCTCCAAGTACACCCCTGAGAATGAGGTTGCTAAGAAGCCAGTAATGTCTATCTTCATCAATGGCAATCACAATGAAAATGGCAACAGCAATAGGAGTACCAAATGGAAAGACAACAGCATCAGCAATAATGGCTATCATGACATGAGCAGTGACATCTTTCAGTACGAAAAAGAGCTGGCCAGCATGAATGGAGATTGGGAAAATAGAGATAGTGGTGTAGAGGAAGGGCGCATTTCTGACTTTGACTTTGAGCTCACTCAAAGCAAGAATCTCTCTCAGGAGTCTGTGAACCACAACACTGGGTCATTGCTGTCTCTCGAACTGGACTTGGGCCCTTCTATTTTGGATGACATACTCAATATCATGGGTAAGCCTGAGTCTTGA